The following proteins are co-located in the Gemmatimonas sp. genome:
- a CDS encoding DUF6602 domain-containing protein, which produces MINTIADLLEEIREKEGAALAAHKIDHPVVIGSMYEGLTRHLLNLSLFKGLDLRVVTGHVSLPNGTLSRQIDVMLVIGDGHKTPYIDHFIYPFAQVVAVVEVKKSLYSGELSDAFENLESLRHEDLLTSVPSTEFLSAFRMISQIEFPVADGIGSLPAALASMALNIAYDVALPARIVFGYEGFRTEKTLRDGLIKHLEERLKSGATPSLGPSNFPSLVVCGDNALVKLNAMPYAAHTENSDEWLLIASARNVGVRALLEVIWTRLSARGLVDSRVFGADLDDEHLCPLLFAKTVERDGNLGWGYRYTKFSAKTLKNLPSMVEWEPVFLSSTEATLMNYLCIAGSVDTNSDSFWADYSAEMEEGLPASLDYLRRHGLALLGLDGILRLLTHKCRVGVSPPHGWVAGEDETGRFTRWMLAQQAKKSRSS; this is translated from the coding sequence GTGATCAATACCATTGCCGATCTCTTGGAGGAGATTCGTGAAAAGGAAGGTGCCGCACTCGCTGCACATAAAATTGACCATCCAGTCGTCATTGGGAGCATGTACGAGGGGCTGACTCGTCACCTCCTTAACCTTTCTCTATTTAAGGGACTCGACCTTCGGGTCGTAACGGGACACGTGAGCCTGCCCAACGGCACGCTCTCTCGGCAAATCGACGTGATGCTGGTTATCGGCGATGGCCATAAGACGCCGTATATCGACCACTTCATATATCCTTTCGCTCAGGTAGTCGCTGTTGTCGAGGTCAAGAAGTCGCTCTACAGCGGTGAGTTATCGGACGCGTTCGAGAATCTCGAAAGCCTACGACATGAGGACCTACTTACTTCGGTTCCTTCGACGGAGTTCCTAAGTGCATTCCGGATGATATCGCAGATCGAATTCCCAGTGGCTGACGGAATTGGTTCACTGCCCGCGGCCCTCGCATCAATGGCGCTCAACATAGCTTACGATGTAGCGCTTCCCGCACGCATCGTTTTTGGATACGAGGGCTTCCGGACAGAGAAGACACTTCGGGACGGCCTTATTAAGCACCTAGAGGAGCGGCTAAAGAGCGGAGCCACTCCGAGCCTCGGCCCGTCAAACTTCCCTTCCCTCGTAGTTTGCGGGGACAATGCTCTGGTGAAGCTTAATGCGATGCCATATGCGGCCCACACCGAGAACTCAGACGAATGGCTGCTCATTGCTTCTGCCAGAAACGTCGGAGTGCGTGCGCTTCTTGAGGTGATCTGGACGCGACTGTCAGCTCGCGGCCTCGTGGACAGTCGAGTCTTTGGCGCAGATCTCGACGACGAACACCTCTGCCCACTGCTCTTTGCGAAAACTGTAGAACGTGATGGCAATCTCGGATGGGGTTACCGGTATACCAAGTTCTCCGCGAAGACACTCAAGAATCTTCCGTCGATGGTAGAGTGGGAGCCCGTATTCTTATCGAGCACAGAAGCAACACTTATGAATTATCTCTGCATTGCTGGCAGCGTCGATACGAATAGCGATTCATTTTGGGCTGATTATTCTGCAGAGATGGAGGAGGGACTTCCCGCTTCACTTGACTACCTCCGTCGTCACGGCTTGGCGTTGCTCGGGTTAGATGGGATTCTTCGGCTGTTGACTCACAAGTGCCGCGTAGGCGTTTCTCCTCCGCATGGTTGGGTTGCAGGGGAGGATGAGACCGGTCGATTTACCAGGTGGATGCTAGCCCAACAAGCTAAGAAAAGTCGCTCTAGTTGA